In Chloroflexota bacterium, a single window of DNA contains:
- a CDS encoding DUF348 domain-containing protein translates to MSGYPLPRWLILILPVSLVILGLAGFALTQKTVTLHDGGSTVTFNTGAGTVGEAVSAAGIALQPEDILQPGADEPLGSGQTITLIRTQAVQIVDSGQTTTIHTHQKKLSAILLEAGRTLAPDDSVYVDGKRLAPDADAFNTAGAVPHTVVIQRARPITILDNSIQQTLITSALTVGEALAEADIATYLADGVTPSLDSPLTPGLTVTITRALPVTIEVDGATMTTRTRRATVAEVLAEAGVAVVGLDIVAPSLADPPPADGSPIRVVRVVEQIATEQQPLAYTTQFQALPDLEIDNTRLVQAGTNGVTASRLRVRFENGIEVSRTVEDQWVAAQPQPRIIGYGTQIVLRSLDTAGGPVQYWRAVRMYATSYSAARAGTPRTAPWYGRTRSGKTLTIGMAAIDLNVMPLGTQLYVSGYGFVAAEDTGGGVKGKMIDLGYDDWNYVSWHDYVTVYFVGPVPPADQIKWILP, encoded by the coding sequence TCATCCTCGGCCTGGCCGGTTTTGCCCTGACGCAGAAAACGGTCACCCTTCACGACGGCGGCTCAACCGTGACCTTCAACACCGGGGCCGGAACCGTCGGCGAAGCAGTGAGCGCCGCCGGGATCGCCCTCCAGCCTGAAGACATCCTCCAGCCGGGCGCGGACGAGCCGTTGGGATCAGGCCAAACTATCACCCTCATCCGCACCCAGGCGGTGCAAATTGTAGACAGCGGCCAGACCACCACCATCCACACTCACCAGAAAAAACTCTCGGCCATTCTCCTCGAAGCAGGCCGCACCCTCGCGCCCGACGATTCCGTTTACGTGGACGGCAAACGCCTCGCGCCCGATGCAGACGCGTTCAACACGGCAGGCGCTGTGCCGCACACCGTCGTCATCCAACGCGCCAGGCCGATCACTATTCTCGATAACAGCATTCAGCAAACACTGATCACCTCGGCCCTCACGGTTGGCGAGGCGCTGGCCGAGGCGGACATCGCCACTTATTTGGCCGATGGCGTGACGCCCTCGCTTGACTCGCCGCTCACGCCCGGCCTCACCGTCACCATCACTCGCGCCCTGCCGGTGACGATTGAGGTGGACGGGGCGACGATGACGACGCGCACCCGGCGGGCGACCGTGGCCGAAGTGCTGGCCGAGGCCGGGGTGGCCGTCGTGGGGCTGGACATCGTCGCCCCCTCTTTAGCCGACCCGCCGCCCGCCGACGGTTCACCCATTCGAGTGGTTCGCGTCGTCGAGCAAATTGCCACCGAACAACAACCGCTCGCTTACACCACCCAATTCCAGGCTTTGCCCGATCTGGAAATTGACAACACGCGCCTCGTGCAAGCCGGGACGAACGGCGTGACGGCCTCGCGCCTGCGCGTGCGCTTCGAAAATGGGATCGAAGTTTCGCGGACGGTTGAAGATCAATGGGTGGCCGCCCAACCCCAGCCGCGCATCATCGGCTACGGCACTCAAATCGTCCTGCGCTCGCTCGACACGGCAGGCGGTCCGGTTCAATACTGGCGGGCGGTGCGAATGTATGCTACTTCGTATTCAGCCGCGCGCGCCGGCACGCCGCGAACCGCGCCCTGGTATGGCCGCACCCGCTCCGGCAAGACGCTCACCATCGGCATGGCCGCTATTGACCTCAACGTGATGCCGCTCGGCACGCAACTTTACGTGTCGGGCTACGGCTTTGTCGCCGCCGAGGACACCGGCGGCGGTGTCAAAGGCAAAATGATTGACCTGGGCTACGACGACTGGAACTACGTCTCGTGGCACGACTACGTCACCGTCTACTTTGTTGGCCCTGTGCCGCCCGCCGACCAGATCAAATGGATTTTGCCCTGA
- the rsmA gene encoding ribosomal RNA small subunit methyltransferase A, producing the protein MDLSDTLRRFKVKPKKSLGQNFLFDEAVLSRIVAAADVGLGDVVLEIGPGAGSLTRQLAQAAARVVAVELDDRLIPVLRHTLAGFHNVTLLHGDILTVNLQSLITSNYKVVANIPYYLTSAIIRRLLEAEFQPSVIVLTVQREVAGRICAAPPDMSLLAVSVQFYGQPHLVGHIPAGAFYPKPDVDSAIVRINLFDQPPLRGTEADRFFEVVKAGFSQKRKQIKNSLSAGLKLNGAEAEKLLRAAEIDPARRAETLTIEEWRRLSHPTT; encoded by the coding sequence ATGGATTTGAGTGACACCCTTCGCCGCTTCAAAGTCAAGCCCAAAAAGAGTCTCGGCCAGAATTTTTTGTTTGACGAGGCTGTGCTGAGCCGGATCGTGGCCGCCGCCGACGTTGGGCTGGGCGACGTGGTTCTGGAAATTGGGCCGGGGGCCGGGAGCCTCACTCGGCAACTCGCCCAAGCGGCGGCTCGCGTCGTCGCCGTCGAACTGGATGATCGCCTCATCCCGGTCTTGCGCCACACCCTCGCCGGCTTTCACAACGTCACCCTCCTTCACGGCGACATCCTCACCGTCAATCTTCAATCACTAATTACTAGTAACTATAAAGTCGTTGCCAACATCCCGTATTACCTCACCTCAGCCATTATCCGCCGCCTGCTCGAAGCCGAGTTTCAACCCTCGGTCATCGTCCTCACCGTCCAGCGTGAAGTGGCCGGGCGCATTTGCGCCGCGCCGCCCGACATGAGCCTGCTGGCCGTGAGCGTGCAGTTCTACGGCCAACCGCACCTCGTCGGCCACATTCCGGCGGGCGCGTTCTATCCCAAGCCGGATGTGGACTCGGCCATCGTCCGCATCAATCTTTTCGATCAGCCGCCTCTGCGCGGGACGGAGGCCGATCGTTTCTTCGAGGTGGTCAAAGCGGGGTTTAGCCAGAAGCGCAAGCAGATCAAAAACTCGCTGTCTGCCGGGCTGAAGTTGAATGGTGCCGAGGCGGAGAAGCTACTGCGCGCCGCCGAGATCGATCCGGCGCGCCGGGCCGAGACGTTGACGATTGAGGAGTGGAGGCGGTTGAGCCATCCGACCACCTGA
- the cas4 gene encoding CRISPR-associated protein Cas4: MLPLFLILLALLFWFLSQRAQRASGLPTGRVVYTDTGAWGRLEKPLFSARYQLTGKPDYLMRERSGYVPVEVKSGRAPAEGAHASHIYQLAAYCLLVAEAYGQRPSRGLIKYADKTLAIDFTPQLESDLLELLDEIRADGEADDVARSHNSAARCRACGFREVCDQVVE, from the coding sequence ATGCTCCCCCTCTTTCTGATTCTGCTGGCCCTGCTCTTCTGGTTTCTTTCGCAGAGAGCGCAACGCGCCAGCGGCCTGCCAACCGGGCGTGTGGTGTACACCGACACCGGAGCGTGGGGCCGGCTGGAGAAGCCGCTCTTCTCAGCCCGGTATCAACTCACTGGCAAGCCGGATTATCTGATGCGTGAGAGGTCGGGCTACGTTCCGGTTGAGGTCAAGTCGGGGCGAGCGCCCGCCGAGGGCGCACATGCCTCACACATCTATCAACTGGCCGCGTATTGCCTGCTGGTGGCCGAGGCTTACGGCCAGCGCCCCTCGCGCGGCCTAATCAAGTACGCCGACAAAACGCTGGCCATAGACTTTACGCCTCAGTTGGAATCTGACTTGCTGGAACTACTGGACGAGATTCGGGCCGACGGGGAAGCCGACGATGTGGCTCGCTCGCACAACTCGGCGGCCCGTTGCAGGGCGTGCGGATTCAGAGAAGTGTGTGATCAGGTAGTCGAGTAG
- a CDS encoding 1-acyl-sn-glycerol-3-phosphate acyltransferase yields MAKRLIRGTFDLAFWTLTRRAYYGLENTPQHGPFLIVVNHLSIIDPPFVYTAFRLPDMVVLAADKYKTNLFMKWIVETIGGVWINRGSGDRGAMKAALDVLKQGKILGMAPEGTRSSSHALIEGKTGAAFIAAKVGVQLLPVVMTGTEKVYAGFKRLRRTDITLRVGPAFTLPPLDRESKTEALEAHTHEIMCRLAALLPEDYHGVYRGDPRIAEIRAATPPLKKHKRHPKP; encoded by the coding sequence TTGGCCAAGAGACTCATTCGCGGAACTTTTGATCTGGCGTTTTGGACGCTCACGCGCCGCGCGTATTATGGCCTGGAGAACACTCCGCAACACGGGCCGTTCCTGATAGTGGTGAATCACCTGAGCATCATTGATCCGCCGTTTGTTTACACCGCCTTCCGCCTGCCCGACATGGTGGTGTTGGCGGCAGACAAATACAAGACCAACCTCTTCATGAAATGGATAGTCGAAACGATAGGCGGGGTGTGGATCAACCGCGGCTCGGGCGACCGGGGCGCAATGAAGGCGGCGCTCGACGTATTGAAGCAGGGCAAGATTCTGGGCATGGCCCCGGAAGGCACGCGCAGTTCGAGTCACGCCCTCATTGAAGGCAAGACCGGGGCGGCGTTCATCGCCGCCAAAGTGGGCGTGCAACTTTTGCCGGTGGTGATGACGGGAACCGAAAAAGTTTACGCCGGCTTCAAACGGCTCCGGCGCACCGACATCACGCTCAGAGTCGGCCCGGCCTTCACCCTGCCGCCGCTCGACCGCGAGTCGAAGACCGAAGCTCTGGAGGCGCACACCCACGAGATCATGTGCCGCCTGGCCGCGCTCCTGCCCGAAGACTATCACGGTGTTTATCGGGGCGACCCGCGCATCGCCGAGATCAGGGCCGCAACGCCGCCGTTGAAAAAGCACAAGCGCCATCCGAAACCGTAA
- a CDS encoding LysM peptidoglycan-binding domain-containing protein: protein MLKRFFWLTLWLAACGATPAPTLGVPTAILRPLPSSTFTPVLPTLASLPTTTVAPTLAPWAEPMAASPTPVVYVVQSGDTLIGIAVRFNITLEALEALNLGLDPANLQPGQTLIIPPGGVDSAAPLTAPTLAPLSVTADPFTCQTTPAASLICLSEFVNSTNDSIVNLAVQATLTNDDGAVGSVGVAYSPLDLIPPGAAVPLAVVFPAPASGRQAVASVAQADSGAGLADRFTLLTVNDLNGVPTEGGFTVNGIIANSFPANVHSIVVIATVYNSSGSVAGYRKITLEEPLAANADAAFSIALPGVGDVARWAAIAQGRTR, encoded by the coding sequence ATGCTCAAACGATTCTTCTGGCTCACCCTCTGGCTGGCGGCTTGTGGGGCAACGCCTGCGCCCACGCTGGGCGTGCCAACAGCGATTCTGCGCCCCCTGCCCTCTTCGACCTTCACGCCGGTCTTGCCGACTCTCGCCTCATTACCCACAACCACCGTCGCCCCAACGCTCGCCCCGTGGGCGGAGCCCATGGCGGCCAGCCCGACGCCCGTCGTCTACGTTGTGCAAAGCGGCGACACGTTGATCGGCATTGCCGTTCGCTTCAACATCACCCTCGAAGCGCTGGAAGCCCTCAACCTCGGCCTCGACCCGGCCAACCTGCAACCCGGCCAAACCCTCATCATCCCGCCCGGCGGCGTGGACTCTGCCGCGCCGCTGACGGCGCCGACGCTCGCCCCGCTTTCGGTGACGGCGGACCCGTTCACCTGCCAAACCACGCCAGCGGCCAGCCTGATCTGTTTGAGCGAATTTGTGAACTCGACGAATGACTCCATTGTCAACCTGGCCGTGCAAGCGACGCTGACGAACGACGACGGGGCCGTCGGCTCTGTGGGAGTGGCTTATTCACCCCTCGACCTGATCCCGCCCGGCGCCGCCGTGCCGCTGGCCGTCGTCTTCCCGGCCCCGGCCTCTGGCCGCCAGGCCGTCGCCTCGGTGGCCCAGGCCGACTCGGGCGCAGGCCTGGCCGACCGCTTCACGCTGTTGACGGTGAACGACCTCAACGGCGTCCCGACAGAAGGCGGCTTTACCGTGAACGGGATCATCGCCAACTCTTTTCCCGCCAATGTTCACTCAATCGTCGTGATCGCCACTGTGTATAATTCGTCTGGCTCGGTGGCCGGCTATCGCAAAATCACGCTTGAGGAGCCTTTGGCCGCCAACGCCGACGCCGCTTTTTCAATCGCCTTGCCGGGCGTTGGCGATGTTGCCCGCTGGGCCGCCATCGCACAAGGCCGCACTCGATGA
- a CDS encoding tetratricopeptide repeat protein translates to MSSPVVDNQLLVEGIDAARRGERAKARDKFTRYLRYDQKNEQAWLWMSSVVESDRERVYCLNAVLKLNPNNKTAKRGLALLGALPPEMRADLNIEVIGVTPETRTQPQARRGGLGFRRSRRLETLLIVTLLAVILGAGGFLAFNFIVERNRLANLTPPPTNTPTLTLTATATEIPSATPAIRTATPIVGANLTPVEFFLGLPATLTPTPPPFTPVFFAEEAYSRGKNAYDAGDLDLALSLFKDALQENKDNYVAHYYSGEIYLQKKDYNRAFSSFTSALRINSNFAPAHLGHGRANFALGGNPINDYEQAKSNEPAWAEPYIAAADFYISRGNRENALVELELAQGLAPDNVEVLWRLAEQYFITGQTEDARAALETGLDVDPTALDLHRVKARLALATDDFSTAQEAMNLYLAYRPDDAEGWVLSGKAFLGLGNTPTALTSFSKAIELDPRLQEAFVARGELQLVLADAAAARQDFDSAIRLGSTVELRLRIGKAYYEGGDYASAIPEFRRAASSAPDLFEPNFWLGLAQIGAEAYADATHSLTNALDQATTETEKFDALYQRGLAYNGAGESESAVADLRASLQLNVTDRDEDRTAATELLADLGGPGPDATNTLAPTTPTP, encoded by the coding sequence ATGTCCAGCCCCGTTGTTGACAACCAATTGCTTGTTGAAGGCATTGACGCCGCCCGGCGCGGCGAACGCGCTAAAGCGCGAGACAAGTTCACCCGCTACCTGCGCTACGACCAGAAGAACGAGCAGGCCTGGCTGTGGATGAGCTCGGTCGTAGAGTCGGATCGTGAGCGCGTCTATTGCCTGAACGCCGTCCTCAAACTCAACCCGAACAACAAGACGGCCAAGCGCGGGCTGGCCCTGCTGGGCGCTTTGCCGCCCGAGATGCGGGCTGACCTGAACATTGAAGTGATCGGCGTCACGCCCGAAACCAGGACTCAACCTCAGGCCCGGCGCGGCGGACTTGGCTTCCGCCGCAGCCGCCGTTTGGAAACGCTACTCATCGTCACTTTGTTGGCCGTCATTTTAGGGGCAGGCGGATTCCTGGCTTTCAACTTTATTGTCGAACGCAACCGGCTGGCCAACCTCACCCCGCCGCCGACGAATACCCCAACTCTCACCTTAACGGCCACCGCCACCGAAATCCCCAGCGCCACCCCGGCCATTCGCACCGCCACACCCATCGTTGGCGCAAACCTCACCCCGGTTGAATTCTTCCTGGGGTTGCCGGCGACTCTCACGCCCACACCCCCGCCGTTCACGCCTGTGTTCTTTGCCGAGGAAGCCTACTCTCGTGGCAAGAACGCTTATGATGCAGGCGACCTTGACCTGGCGCTCTCGTTGTTCAAAGACGCGCTTCAGGAAAACAAGGATAACTATGTGGCGCATTACTACAGCGGCGAGATTTATTTGCAGAAGAAAGACTACAACCGGGCATTTAGTTCTTTCACCTCGGCCCTCCGGATCAACTCCAATTTTGCCCCGGCGCACCTGGGGCATGGTCGGGCCAACTTTGCCCTGGGCGGCAATCCGATCAACGATTACGAGCAGGCCAAGTCCAACGAACCGGCCTGGGCCGAGCCTTACATTGCCGCCGCCGACTTTTATATCAGCCGGGGTAATCGGGAGAATGCGCTCGTCGAACTGGAACTGGCGCAAGGCCTGGCCCCGGACAATGTTGAGGTGTTGTGGCGGCTGGCCGAGCAATACTTCATCACCGGCCAAACCGAAGACGCCCGCGCCGCGCTGGAAACCGGGCTGGACGTTGACCCGACGGCGCTGGATTTGCATCGGGTGAAAGCCAGGCTGGCTCTGGCAACTGACGACTTTTCGACGGCGCAGGAAGCGATGAACCTGTATCTGGCCTACCGGCCCGATGATGCCGAAGGCTGGGTGCTGTCTGGGAAGGCTTTTCTTGGACTGGGCAACACGCCGACAGCCCTCACCAGTTTTAGCAAAGCCATTGAGCTTGACCCGAGATTGCAGGAGGCGTTTGTCGCCCGGGGCGAGCTTCAACTCGTTCTGGCCGACGCGGCGGCGGCCCGCCAGGACTTCGACTCGGCCATTCGCCTCGGCTCGACGGTTGAGTTGCGCCTGCGAATTGGCAAGGCCTATTATGAAGGCGGCGATTATGCCTCGGCAATCCCTGAATTCAGGCGGGCCGCCTCCAGCGCCCCCGACCTGTTTGAGCCTAATTTTTGGCTGGGTCTGGCGCAAATTGGGGCCGAAGCCTACGCCGACGCAACCCACAGTTTGACCAATGCCCTCGACCAGGCAACTACCGAGACCGAAAAATTCGATGCCCTCTATCAGCGCGGGTTGGCGTACAATGGAGCTGGGGAGAGCGAGAGCGCCGTTGCCGATTTGCGGGCCTCGCTTCAATTGAACGTAACAGACCGTGACGAAGATCGAACTGCCGCAACCGAACTGTTGGCCGACCTGGGCGGCCCCGGGCCGGACGCGACGAATACACTCGCGCCTACAACACCCACACCTTAA